The following are encoded in a window of Bacillus sp. SORGH_AS_0510 genomic DNA:
- the hisIE gene encoding bifunctional phosphoribosyl-AMP cyclohydrolase/phosphoribosyl-ATP diphosphatase HisIE has translation MNIEEIRFDEKGLVPAIIQDAETMEVLTLAYMNKESLGKTLETGETWFFSRSRQELWHKGATSGNTQSVVSMKYDCDKDALLVLVNPKGPACHTGAVSCFTDEVADRKTGLADYAILQRLEKVIVQREQERPEGAYTTYLFEKGVDKILKKVGEEASEVIIAAKNRDREELKWEAADLLYHLQVLLVEQGLPFKEVLRTLEERHKDRS, from the coding sequence ATGAATATAGAAGAGATCCGGTTTGATGAAAAAGGACTTGTCCCTGCAATCATCCAAGATGCCGAAACGATGGAAGTTCTAACGTTAGCTTATATGAATAAGGAGTCGCTAGGGAAAACACTTGAGACGGGAGAAACCTGGTTTTTCAGCCGCTCTCGCCAGGAACTATGGCACAAGGGAGCGACAAGCGGCAATACGCAATCCGTTGTTAGCATGAAATATGACTGTGACAAGGATGCTCTGCTTGTGTTGGTGAATCCAAAGGGACCGGCGTGTCATACAGGTGCCGTTAGCTGCTTTACAGACGAGGTGGCGGATCGGAAGACAGGATTAGCCGATTACGCCATTCTTCAGAGGTTGGAAAAAGTCATCGTGCAACGGGAGCAGGAGCGTCCGGAAGGTGCCTATACTACGTACCTTTTTGAAAAAGGCGTCGATAAGATCTTGAAAAAGGTCGGAGAAGAAGCGTCAGAGGTAATTATTGCGGCAAAAAACCGTGACCGGGAAGAACTGAAATGGGAAGCAGCAGATTTGCTCTATCACCTGCAGGTTTTATTGGTTGAACAAGGTCTGCCATTTAAAGAAGTGTTACGAACATTAGAAGAAAGACATAAGGACCGGTCCTAA
- a CDS encoding lipopolysaccharide assembly protein LapB codes for MVKDVKARMQKGKILSFVPTGEYYFTKGLKAYHRRDFIKAKKYLGRAIQLEPGEPMITCQLAIVSTELGEFENSNRLLHLILEELDPDMVECHYFLANNYAHLGFFKDAYHHAQLYLQLDPEGDFSEDTEDLLELLTLESEDLEDDWYEQDDLIVKQEQARDLLESGYFPKAIELLKDVVKEYPEYWSAYNNLALAYFYLGKTEKAESILDDVLERNPGNLHALCNRLVFAHYQGQLKNAGQLLDSLKKIQPMLSEHQFKLGATFALVGEYEHAYMWLKKLYKHGYDGDGPFYYWLSYSAYYNGHDHFAKSIWKKVLELNPDKEGSEPWGEKVAANGFEDLSGSIFQKLESDYVEERLFALFLTTVSSKKEEIISSKRLFQNQKFTTLEKEYISLIRSGKPSATADAQEVAEIFYENHQPIGTMESGLYLMWFSVFVELSKANVSLKNKRAWAGAVEYLWYKLRSEKISQQEVANRYGLSSATIGKYVKMVNDFLN; via the coding sequence ATGGTAAAAGACGTGAAAGCAAGAATGCAAAAGGGAAAAATACTTTCATTTGTTCCTACGGGGGAATATTATTTCACGAAGGGTTTAAAGGCATACCATCGACGTGATTTTATAAAAGCAAAAAAATATCTTGGGCGAGCGATTCAGCTTGAGCCGGGCGAACCGATGATTACATGCCAGTTGGCAATTGTGTCAACAGAACTTGGCGAGTTTGAAAATTCCAACCGACTCTTGCATCTCATCCTTGAAGAACTCGATCCGGACATGGTGGAGTGCCACTACTTTTTAGCGAATAATTATGCCCACTTGGGATTTTTTAAAGATGCGTATCACCACGCACAGCTTTACCTGCAACTCGATCCAGAAGGTGATTTTTCAGAGGACACAGAGGATCTCTTAGAACTTCTAACCTTAGAGTCAGAGGATCTAGAGGACGATTGGTATGAGCAGGATGATTTGATTGTCAAACAAGAACAGGCTCGTGATTTGTTAGAATCCGGATACTTTCCGAAAGCGATTGAGCTGCTTAAGGATGTCGTGAAGGAATATCCGGAATATTGGTCTGCTTATAATAATTTGGCACTTGCTTATTTTTACTTAGGAAAAACAGAAAAGGCAGAAAGCATATTAGACGATGTGCTTGAGCGGAATCCTGGAAATTTACATGCACTTTGCAACCGGCTTGTCTTTGCTCATTATCAAGGTCAACTGAAAAATGCCGGCCAATTGCTTGATTCCTTAAAGAAGATTCAGCCGATGCTTAGCGAACACCAGTTTAAGCTTGGGGCTACGTTCGCCCTCGTGGGTGAATATGAACATGCCTATATGTGGTTAAAGAAGCTTTATAAGCATGGCTATGATGGGGACGGTCCCTTTTATTATTGGCTTTCTTACTCGGCATATTATAATGGTCATGATCATTTTGCCAAAAGCATATGGAAAAAGGTGCTGGAACTAAATCCTGATAAAGAAGGCTCAGAGCCTTGGGGAGAAAAAGTAGCAGCAAATGGCTTCGAGGATTTGTCAGGTTCGATTTTTCAAAAGCTAGAAAGCGATTATGTCGAGGAGAGATTATTCGCTCTCTTTCTTACAACTGTATCAAGTAAAAAAGAAGAAATTATTTCTTCCAAGCGGCTTTTTCAAAATCAAAAGTTTACGACATTGGAGAAGGAATACATCTCGTTAATCCGCTCCGGAAAACCATCGGCAACAGCTGACGCTCAGGAAGTTGCAGAGATTTTTTATGAAAATCATCAACCGATTGGGACGATGGAGTCAGGATTATATCTCATGTGGTTCTCTGTATTTGTGGAATTATCTAAGGCTAATGTCAGCTTGAAAAATAAACGTGCCTGGGCTGGGGCGGTAGAATATCTGTGGTATAAATTGCGCAGCGAAAAAATTTCCCAGCAGGAAGTGGCGAACCGCTACGGCTTATCAAGCGCCACAATTGGTAAATATGTTAAAATGGTGAATGATTTTTTAAATTAA
- the rapZ gene encoding RNase adapter RapZ — MSTGSTSETQMVIITGMSGAGKTVAIQSFEDLGFFCVDNLPPTLLPKFLELMKESGNKMNKVALVMDLRGREFFDHLFKALDDLAETSWVTPQILFLDADDSTLVRRYKETRRSHPLAQTGLPLEGITLERELLEELKGRAQLIYNTSQMKPRELREKILTEFTANKQLIFTVNVMSFGFKHGIPIDADLVFDVRFLPNPHYIEHMRPKTGLDDEVSSYVLKWNETHKFLEKVTDLLTFMLPHYKREGKAQLVIAIGCTGGQHRSVALAEYIGDYFKNDYKTIVSHRDIERRKDKTT, encoded by the coding sequence ATGAGTACTGGTTCGACAAGCGAAACGCAAATGGTCATTATTACAGGAATGTCTGGGGCTGGAAAAACTGTAGCCATTCAAAGCTTTGAAGATTTGGGGTTCTTCTGTGTCGACAATCTGCCTCCTACGTTGCTTCCTAAATTTCTTGAACTTATGAAGGAATCAGGGAATAAAATGAATAAAGTTGCCCTTGTCATGGATTTAAGGGGAAGAGAATTCTTTGATCATCTCTTTAAAGCATTGGATGATTTAGCTGAAACCTCCTGGGTAACGCCGCAGATTTTATTTTTAGATGCGGATGATTCAACATTGGTACGCAGATACAAGGAAACAAGGCGGTCACATCCGCTTGCCCAAACAGGTCTTCCACTTGAAGGGATTACTCTTGAGAGAGAGCTTTTAGAGGAGCTAAAAGGCCGGGCACAGTTGATCTATAACACTTCTCAGATGAAACCGCGTGAATTACGCGAAAAGATATTAACTGAGTTTACAGCTAATAAACAACTAATCTTTACTGTCAATGTCATGTCTTTTGGATTTAAGCATGGGATTCCGATTGATGCTGATCTTGTGTTTGATGTGCGCTTTTTACCAAATCCGCATTATATCGAGCATATGAGACCAAAAACGGGGCTAGATGATGAAGTGTCTAGCTATGTTTTAAAATGGAATGAAACGCATAAATTCTTAGAGAAAGTCACTGATTTACTCACCTTCATGCTGCCGCATTATAAGAGAGAGGGAAAGGCACAGCTGGTGATTGCCATTGGTTGTACGGGCGGTCAGCATCGCTCAGTTGCTTTGGCTGAATACATTGGTGACTATTTCAAAAATGATTATAAGACAATTGTTTCCCACCGTGACATTGAGAGGAGAAAGGATAAAACAACATGA
- the trxB gene encoding thioredoxin-disulfide reductase produces the protein MSEEKIYDVIIAGAGPAGMTAAVYTSRANLSTLMIERGMPGGQMANTEDVENYPGFESILGPDLSTKMFEHAKKFGAEYAYGDIKEIVDHGDYKLVTAGAKQYKAHSVIISTGAEYKKLGVPGEKELGGRGVSYCAVCDGAFFKGKELFVIGGGDSAVEEGVYLTRFASKVTIVHRRDQLRAQKILQDRAFANEKVDFIWNHTVKTINGKDGKVGSVTLVSTETGEEQELPADGVFIYVGMVPLSKPFESLGITNQNGYIETNDRMETKVPGVFAAGDIREKTLRQIVTATGDGSIAAQSAQHFVEELKEEMKARK, from the coding sequence ATGTCTGAGGAAAAAATTTATGACGTTATTATTGCGGGGGCTGGTCCTGCTGGGATGACCGCCGCTGTTTATACATCACGTGCCAATCTTTCCACACTTATGATTGAACGTGGGATGCCGGGCGGACAAATGGCCAATACCGAGGATGTTGAAAACTATCCAGGGTTTGAGAGTATTTTAGGCCCAGATTTATCAACAAAAATGTTCGAGCATGCGAAAAAATTCGGTGCTGAATATGCTTATGGTGATATTAAAGAAATCGTTGACCACGGCGATTACAAACTCGTAACAGCGGGTGCAAAGCAATACAAGGCGCACTCTGTTATTATTTCAACAGGTGCTGAATATAAGAAGCTTGGTGTTCCTGGTGAAAAAGAACTTGGCGGACGCGGCGTATCTTATTGTGCCGTTTGTGATGGTGCCTTTTTCAAAGGAAAAGAATTGTTCGTTATTGGTGGAGGAGACTCTGCGGTTGAGGAAGGCGTCTATTTAACTCGTTTCGCTTCTAAAGTAACGATTGTTCACCGCCGCGATCAGCTTCGTGCGCAAAAGATTCTTCAAGACCGTGCGTTTGCAAATGAAAAGGTCGATTTTATCTGGAATCACACGGTTAAAACAATCAATGGTAAAGACGGCAAGGTTGGCAGCGTGACGCTTGTTTCAACTGAAACTGGGGAAGAACAAGAATTGCCAGCAGATGGTGTGTTTATCTATGTCGGGATGGTTCCACTTTCAAAACCATTTGAGAGCCTAGGCATTACAAATCAAAATGGCTATATCGAAACAAATGACCGCATGGAAACAAAAGTGCCAGGTGTATTTGCTGCCGGGGATATCCGTGAAAAAACGCTTCGCCAAATTGTTACGGCAACAGGTGATGGTAGTATTGCGGCGCAGAGTGCACAGCATTTTGTTGAGGAATTGAAGGAAGAGATGAAGGCAAGAAAATAG
- a CDS encoding 8-oxo-dGTP diphosphatase, which yields MQRVTNCVLIKDDKILLLQKPSRGWWVAPGGKMEPGESVRDSCIREYREETGIYLKNPQLKGIFTMIMKEGDQLLSEWMMFTFCATESDGVDLEESPEGKLAWQSFDQVKNLPMAEGDYHIIDYMVHGKGIIYGTFTYTKDFQLIGYRLDPS from the coding sequence ATGCAGCGGGTCACCAATTGTGTATTAATAAAAGATGATAAAATTTTGTTGCTGCAAAAACCGAGCCGCGGCTGGTGGGTAGCACCTGGTGGAAAAATGGAGCCTGGTGAGTCGGTTCGTGATTCATGTATCAGGGAATACCGAGAAGAGACGGGAATCTATTTGAAAAATCCACAGCTTAAAGGCATCTTCACAATGATTATGAAGGAAGGAGATCAGCTTCTTTCAGAATGGATGATGTTTACTTTTTGTGCAACAGAATCGGATGGAGTGGACCTAGAGGAATCACCTGAAGGAAAGTTAGCCTGGCAATCATTTGACCAGGTAAAGAATCTTCCTATGGCTGAAGGGGACTATCATATCATAGATTATATGGTACATGGAAAAGGAATTATCTACGGTACGTTTACTTATACAAAAGATTTCCAATTAATTGGCTATCGTTTAGATCCGAGTTAA